From the genome of Leptolyngbya sp. FACHB-261, one region includes:
- a CDS encoding leucyl aminopeptidase, producing the protein MEFQTPGTSLLDWSGDGLVLGFFQGDQQLSGPLSTLDEKILGGTLAEVIAETEFEGKPGSSTTARVGSKSPIHKLVLVGLGERDKATLDTLRRGAAVGIRLAKQNRCKQVGVAFPLFNDDAALTTQALVEGITLALHQDVRFKSETNGEAKPPERIDLLEVGSQPEAITKAKGICEGVILARELVAAPANLVTPITLAETAQQIAQDYGLELEILEREDCEKLGMGAFLGVAQASELPPKFIHLTYKPVGEPRRKLAIIGKGLTFDSGGLNIKGAGSGIEMMKTDMGGSAAALGSAKAVGQLKPDVEVHFVVAATENMISGHAMHPGDILTASNGKTIEVNNTDAEGRLTLADALVFTEKLGVDAIVDLATLTGACVIALGDDIAGLWSPNDEIAEQFDKASSVSGEKFWRMPLEEKYWDGMKSGVADFKNTGPRPGGAITAALFLKQFVKETPWVHLDIAGPVWADKESGYNNTGATGFGVRTLVNWVTS; encoded by the coding sequence ATGGAGTTTCAAACGCCAGGTACTTCTTTGTTGGACTGGTCAGGGGACGGTTTGGTTCTGGGCTTTTTTCAGGGCGACCAGCAGCTTAGCGGTCCCCTAAGCACCTTGGATGAAAAAATCTTGGGTGGCACGCTAGCGGAAGTCATCGCCGAAACAGAATTTGAAGGCAAGCCGGGCTCTAGCACCACAGCGCGGGTAGGCAGCAAGAGCCCTATTCACAAGCTTGTGCTAGTGGGGTTGGGCGAGCGGGACAAAGCCACGCTGGATACGCTGCGTCGCGGAGCAGCGGTTGGGATCCGTCTGGCGAAGCAAAACCGCTGTAAGCAGGTTGGTGTCGCTTTTCCCCTGTTCAATGACGATGCTGCTCTGACCACGCAAGCTCTGGTGGAGGGGATCACCCTAGCGCTGCATCAGGATGTGCGCTTCAAGTCGGAGACCAATGGTGAGGCCAAACCGCCGGAACGTATCGACCTGCTGGAGGTGGGCTCTCAACCGGAGGCGATCACCAAAGCCAAGGGCATCTGTGAAGGGGTGATTTTGGCTCGGGAGCTGGTGGCGGCTCCAGCCAATCTGGTCACACCAATCACGCTGGCGGAGACGGCACAGCAGATCGCTCAAGATTACGGTCTGGAGCTAGAGATTCTAGAGCGTGAAGACTGCGAGAAGCTAGGCATGGGGGCTTTCCTGGGCGTAGCTCAAGCTTCCGAACTGCCGCCTAAGTTTATTCACCTGACCTACAAGCCTGTAGGCGAGCCCCGTCGCAAGCTAGCAATCATCGGCAAAGGTCTGACCTTTGATTCTGGTGGCCTGAATATTAAAGGGGCAGGCAGCGGCATCGAAATGATGAAGACTGACATGGGCGGCTCGGCAGCAGCTCTGGGTTCGGCCAAGGCGGTTGGTCAGCTCAAGCCGGATGTTGAAGTTCACTTTGTGGTGGCGGCCACTGAGAACATGATCAGCGGTCATGCGATGCACCCTGGCGATATTCTCACGGCTTCCAACGGCAAAACCATTGAGGTTAACAATACCGACGCCGAGGGCCGTCTGACCCTGGCGGATGCTCTGGTGTTTACTGAGAAGCTGGGTGTAGATGCGATTGTGGACTTGGCGACGCTGACCGGTGCCTGTGTGATCGCTTTGGGCGACGACATTGCCGGTTTATGGAGTCCCAATGACGAGATTGCGGAGCAGTTTGACAAGGCTTCAAGTGTTTCGGGTGAGAAGTTCTGGCGCATGCCCCTAGAAGAGAAGTACTGGGACGGCATGAAGTCGGGCGTTGCTGACTTTAAGAACACAGGTCCTCGTCCGGGTGGCGCGATTACGGCGGCGCTGTTCTTGAAGCAGTTTGTCAAAGAGACGCCTTGGGTTCACCTGGATATTGCCGGTCCAGTTTGGGCTGATAAAGAAAGCGGTTACAACAACACGGGTGCAACCGGCTTTGGCGTGCGGACGCTAGTGAATTGGGTGACCAGCTAG
- a CDS encoding transglycosylase SLT domain-containing protein encodes MLKRNLVRLSFVLGLGLATTLISAGVTVAVRSGQQTAQPANSEPQTIALEPRNTTDTGATFRQIAQLSTTEQISRLEQLARNGRSETERSRARYRLADLYLQLNRPAEALPSLEGLERDYPMLADQVLLLRARAYTAARNPGQAQAVWEQILTEHAQSPVAAEALYALGRSNRNYWAQAINQFPAHPRSGEIARTLLAQNPNQPELMLLLARYSPERKTTVPVLDRLVRSYASRLRAEDWEAVAFGYWQNRQFAKAASAYARAPQSARNLYRAGRSLQLSGDSRRAYSYYTRVATQFPNDVDAGNALLRIPGVTTAQNALPWLDQAIANHPTRAAEAVLAKAKVYDRSNSAQAASAARNLLLSRYANTEAAAELSWELARARAQRGDLSGAIQQAQAVASAAPADSETAPQLMFWAGKWSQRLGQADRARGFFQQVLNRYPQSYYAWRSAGLLGWPVGDFLNARRVAYSIQPPSRGNLTAGSTQVQELYLLGSGIDAWQRWQAELPERINLSVAQQFTDGLLRLEVNDNLEALDQISSLLWQDIPSEQRSNLEALKQQPYFWEALYPMQYREGITTWAQSRNLNPLLVMALIRQESRFEPNIRSSAGATGLMQVMPGTGDWIASKIGLGSYSLSNPNDNLKLGTWYLDYTHREYSNNSMLAVASYNAGPGNVSSWVRRFGLRDADEFVESIPFSETRGYVKLVFENYWNYLRLYSPDIHQELAQFQADQ; translated from the coding sequence GTGCTAAAGCGGAATCTTGTGCGGTTGTCCTTTGTGCTGGGCTTAGGTCTAGCAACCACGTTGATTAGTGCAGGTGTGACGGTAGCAGTGCGCAGCGGACAACAGACCGCTCAACCTGCCAATTCTGAGCCTCAAACCATTGCCCTAGAACCCCGTAACACCACTGATACGGGCGCCACTTTTCGCCAGATCGCGCAGTTATCGACCACAGAGCAGATCAGCCGTCTGGAGCAACTTGCCCGTAACGGTCGTTCTGAAACTGAACGCAGTCGAGCGCGTTACCGTCTAGCAGACCTTTATCTGCAATTGAACCGACCCGCTGAGGCCCTGCCCTCGCTTGAGGGGCTGGAGCGGGATTACCCCATGCTGGCCGATCAGGTTCTACTGTTGCGCGCTCGGGCTTACACCGCTGCCCGTAACCCCGGTCAAGCTCAAGCCGTTTGGGAGCAAATTCTGACGGAGCATGCTCAAAGCCCGGTTGCCGCTGAGGCCCTTTATGCTCTCGGGCGCAGCAACCGGAACTACTGGGCACAAGCAATCAACCAATTCCCAGCCCACCCACGCAGTGGCGAGATTGCCCGAACGCTGCTAGCTCAGAATCCCAATCAGCCTGAGTTGATGCTATTGCTGGCGCGCTACTCGCCAGAGCGTAAGACCACAGTGCCAGTGCTAGACCGTCTGGTGCGCAGCTACGCCTCACGTCTGCGGGCCGAAGACTGGGAAGCTGTGGCCTTTGGCTACTGGCAGAATCGTCAGTTTGCCAAAGCAGCTAGCGCCTATGCCCGCGCCCCTCAATCTGCTCGCAATCTGTATCGAGCTGGCCGCAGCCTGCAACTCTCGGGTGACAGTCGCCGCGCCTACAGTTACTACACCCGCGTTGCCACGCAGTTCCCCAACGACGTTGATGCCGGTAACGCCCTACTGCGTATTCCTGGGGTTACCACCGCTCAAAATGCGCTGCCCTGGCTAGACCAAGCAATCGCTAACCACCCGACCAGAGCCGCAGAAGCGGTTTTGGCTAAAGCAAAGGTCTATGACCGCTCAAACAGCGCGCAGGCAGCCAGTGCCGCCCGCAACCTATTGCTTAGCCGCTACGCCAACACAGAAGCTGCGGCTGAGCTGAGTTGGGAATTAGCTCGTGCTCGGGCACAACGGGGTGATTTGAGTGGAGCCATTCAGCAGGCGCAAGCAGTGGCTTCCGCAGCCCCTGCCGACAGCGAAACAGCCCCTCAGCTAATGTTCTGGGCAGGCAAATGGTCGCAGCGACTCGGACAAGCTGACCGGGCTAGAGGCTTTTTCCAACAGGTGCTCAATCGTTACCCACAGTCGTATTACGCTTGGCGGTCAGCGGGTCTTCTGGGCTGGCCTGTCGGGGATTTCCTCAATGCTCGGCGAGTAGCCTACAGCATTCAACCCCCAAGTCGGGGTAATCTCACGGCTGGATCTACACAGGTCCAGGAGTTGTACCTCCTGGGCTCAGGCATCGATGCCTGGCAACGCTGGCAAGCGGAGCTGCCCGAGCGGATCAACCTCAGTGTTGCCCAACAGTTTACCGATGGCCTGCTACGCCTGGAAGTGAACGACAACCTGGAGGCACTTGACCAGATTTCCAGCTTGCTCTGGCAAGATATCCCCTCCGAGCAACGCTCCAACCTGGAAGCACTCAAGCAGCAACCCTATTTCTGGGAAGCGCTTTATCCCATGCAGTACCGGGAGGGCATTACTACCTGGGCCCAGAGCCGGAACTTGAACCCGCTGTTGGTGATGGCCCTGATCCGTCAAGAATCGCGGTTTGAACCCAATATCCGCTCCTCAGCTGGCGCGACGGGTCTCATGCAAGTCATGCCTGGCACAGGTGACTGGATCGCTAGCAAAATCGGTCTGGGAAGCTACTCGTTGAGCAATCCCAACGATAATCTCAAGCTGGGCACCTGGTATTTGGACTACACCCATCGCGAATACAGCAACAACTCGATGCTGGCGGTCGCTAGCTATAACGCTGGTCCTGGGAATGTGTCAAGCTGGGTGAGACGCTTCGGGTTGAGGGACGCTGACGAGTTCGTCGAGAGCATCCCGTTCTCGGAGACCCGAGGTTACGTCAAGTTAGTCTTTGAGAACTACTGGAACTATCTGCGTCTGTACTCTCCTGATATTCATCAGGAGCTAGCTCAGTTCCAGGCAGACCAGTAA
- the pyrH gene encoding UMP kinase produces MGTTYQRVLLKLSGEALMGELAYGIDPSVVQSIALEVAEVVKAGVEVAIVVGGGNIFRGVKGAAAGMDRATADYIGMIATVMNCLTLQDSLERENVPTRVQSAITMQEVAEPYIRRRAIRHLEKKRVVIFGAGSGNPFFTTDTTAALRAAEIDAEVIFKATKVDGIYDADPKKHPGARRFQSLTYSHVLTHDLQVMDSTAIALCKDNNIPIVVFDLTVSGNVRRAVMGESIGTIVGGSHEVI; encoded by the coding sequence ATGGGGACAACCTATCAACGAGTACTGCTGAAACTCAGCGGTGAAGCTTTAATGGGCGAACTCGCCTATGGCATTGACCCCAGTGTCGTGCAATCGATTGCGCTAGAAGTGGCTGAAGTGGTCAAGGCAGGGGTAGAGGTTGCCATCGTCGTAGGCGGCGGCAACATTTTTCGAGGCGTAAAGGGCGCGGCAGCAGGCATGGACCGCGCTACCGCAGACTATATTGGCATGATCGCCACGGTGATGAACTGCTTGACCCTGCAGGACTCACTGGAGCGAGAGAACGTGCCGACCCGAGTCCAATCGGCGATTACGATGCAGGAGGTGGCTGAGCCCTACATTCGTCGTCGCGCCATCCGCCACCTGGAAAAAAAACGGGTAGTTATTTTTGGTGCAGGCTCTGGCAATCCCTTCTTCACCACAGATACGACCGCAGCCCTACGGGCGGCTGAGATCGATGCGGAGGTTATCTTCAAAGCGACGAAGGTGGATGGCATATACGATGCAGATCCCAAAAAGCACCCTGGAGCTCGCCGTTTCCAAAGTCTGACCTACAGCCACGTGCTCACCCACGACCTGCAAGTCATGGACAGTACGGCCATTGCGTTGTGCAAAGACAATAACATTCCCATTGTGGTCTTTGATCTAACTGTTAGCGGAAACGTGCGTCGGGCTGTAATGGGAGAATCGATTGGAACGATTGTCGGAGGGTCCCATGAAGTTATCTGA
- the frr gene encoding ribosome recycling factor: MKLSEVESRMQKAVEAAQRDFNTIRTGRASGSLLDRVMVEYYGTPTPLKSLANVATPDASTITIQPFDRTSLNLIEKSISLSDIGLTPSNDGSLIRLNIPPLTSERRKELVKTVSKLAEEGKVAIRNIRRDAVDSVRKEEKNSEISKDEALDRQDAIQKLTDRYTHKIDELLANKEKEISTV, translated from the coding sequence ATGAAGTTATCTGAAGTCGAGTCCCGGATGCAGAAGGCTGTCGAAGCAGCCCAGCGGGACTTCAACACAATCCGCACAGGTCGTGCCAGTGGCTCATTACTGGATCGGGTGATGGTGGAATACTATGGCACCCCCACCCCTTTGAAATCTCTTGCTAACGTGGCAACCCCAGATGCCAGCACAATCACGATCCAACCGTTCGACCGCACTTCGCTGAACTTGATTGAGAAATCAATCTCGCTGTCTGATATCGGTCTGACACCTAGCAACGATGGTTCGCTGATTCGCCTGAACATTCCACCCCTGACCTCTGAACGTCGCAAGGAACTCGTGAAAACTGTTTCCAAGCTTGCAGAAGAAGGTAAGGTTGCTATCCGCAACATTCGCCGCGATGCTGTGGATTCGGTTCGGAAGGAAGAGAAGAACAGCGAAATCTCCAAAGATGAAGCGCTCGACCGCCAAGATGCGATCCAAAAGCTTACAGATCGCTACACTCACAAAATCGACGAGTTGCTAGCTAACAAGGAGAAAGAGATCAGCACCGTTTAA
- a CDS encoding pentapeptide repeat-containing protein yields the protein MEADELLQRYAQGDRNFAVAHLIGANLVGVNLTGASLIGAHLSTASLRLANLMGSNLRLANLSAANLRLVNLSGANLSGANLSGANLSGANLSGANLSGANLSGADLKLAILRLADLSNANLKLANLNGANLSGANLGGANLRLASLSEVNLSEAKLKAVDLRGADLNGADLSRRDLSGANLSEANLQEANLRNANLSRAKLVGTDLHKTQFNEANLSEANLSKAELGWADLDSANLCEAILIEANLGRANLSWANLRGACLRNADLMGATLRCTTLREADLTGADLSEASLVEAKLIGANLNTANLTRADLSEANLSRASLRRATLTKAILSSTCLAQSDLTEANLIAADWLEADLSGAVLTGAQVFGVPRFSLKTEGMICDWVDLSMKGDGSRIVRFNAEEARDFFSDISPILRIVVEAVLDQDANFTLAAVYRQIARQHPELQRPPSIEITRRKTVLTFAVESDEQLLPTLYLAIAPFKDSEATWQTVEALGQKSMASDKIAIPKSYTQLKQIFRLRSTLGKILAKAIDDLSFFHAPTHTTVINSRGQQIRLYGNQATF from the coding sequence ATGGAAGCCGATGAACTGCTACAGCGCTACGCTCAAGGAGACAGGAACTTTGCTGTTGCCCACCTGATCGGGGCTAACCTCGTTGGCGTAAATCTCACCGGAGCTAGCTTGATTGGAGCTCATTTGAGTACAGCCAGTTTGCGGCTGGCTAATCTCATGGGCTCTAACCTCAGACTCGCTAACCTCAGCGCTGCCAATCTCCGACTGGTCAATCTCAGTGGTGCTAATCTCAGTGGTGCTAATCTCAGTGGTGCTAATCTCAGTGGTGCTAATCTCAGTGGTGCTAATCTCAGTGGTGCTAATCTCAGTGGTGCCGATCTTAAACTAGCTATTTTACGATTAGCTGATTTAAGCAACGCCAACTTGAAATTAGCCAACTTGAACGGTGCTAATCTCAGTGGCGCTAATCTTGGCGGCGCTAACCTACGCTTAGCAAGCTTGAGTGAGGTCAACTTAAGCGAGGCGAAGCTAAAAGCTGTTGACCTGCGAGGGGCCGATCTTAACGGCGCTGACCTAAGTCGGCGGGACTTGAGTGGCGCTAACTTAAGTGAGGCCAACCTTCAAGAAGCGAATCTGCGCAATGCCAATCTAAGCCGAGCCAAATTAGTAGGGACAGATTTACATAAAACGCAGTTCAACGAAGCCAATTTGAGTGAAGCTAATCTTAGTAAAGCGGAGCTTGGCTGGGCTGATCTTGATAGTGCTAATCTCTGCGAAGCCATCTTGATCGAGGCAAATTTAGGAAGAGCAAATCTAAGTTGGGCAAATCTGCGCGGTGCTTGTCTCCGTAATGCAGATTTAATGGGGGCAACTCTACGCTGCACGACCTTACGAGAAGCAGATTTGACTGGTGCCGACTTGAGTGAAGCTAGCCTAGTAGAAGCGAAGTTAATAGGGGCTAACTTGAACACAGCTAACCTGACCCGAGCTGACCTGAGTGAAGCCAATCTTAGTCGAGCTAGTTTGCGCCGCGCCACGTTAACCAAAGCTATCCTTTCAAGCACTTGTCTAGCTCAGTCCGATTTAACCGAAGCCAATTTGATTGCCGCAGATTGGCTTGAAGCGGATCTGAGTGGAGCTGTTTTGACTGGTGCTCAGGTGTTCGGTGTGCCTCGTTTTAGTCTGAAAACCGAGGGCATGATTTGCGATTGGGTTGACCTCAGCATGAAGGGAGATGGCAGTCGCATTGTTCGATTTAATGCTGAGGAAGCTCGCGACTTTTTTAGTGACATTTCACCTATCCTTCGCATTGTTGTAGAAGCGGTGCTTGACCAGGACGCCAACTTTACCTTAGCGGCAGTCTATCGCCAAATTGCTCGACAGCACCCTGAACTGCAAAGACCGCCAAGCATTGAGATCACTCGACGTAAAACCGTGCTGACCTTCGCAGTGGAGAGTGATGAGCAGCTCTTGCCAACACTTTATCTAGCGATTGCTCCCTTTAAAGACTCTGAAGCTACCTGGCAAACAGTTGAAGCATTAGGTCAGAAAAGTATGGCTTCAGACAAAATCGCAATACCAAAGTCCTATACTCAACTCAAGCAAATCTTTCGCTTGAGATCTACGTTGGGGAAGATTTTAGCTAAAGCTATCGATGACTTAAGCTTTTTTCACGCTCCAACCCATACAACAGTAATCAATTCACGCGGTCAACAGATTCGTCTGTATGGTAATCAAGCCACTTTCTAA
- the prfC gene encoding peptide chain release factor 3 encodes MPSELHDELQQAVEKRRTFAIISHPDAGKTTLTEKLLLYGGAIHLAGAVKARRNQRSATSDWMEMEQQRGISITSTVLQFDYNDCQINLLDTPGHQDFSEDTYRTLVAADNAVMLVDAAKGLEPQTRKLFEVCRLRRIPIFTFINKLDRPGREPLALLDEIEQELGLQTYAVNWPIGMGDRFKGVYDRASQQIHLFERREHGSREAIDTVVNLGDPRIEALLEQDLYYQFKEELEVLEGIGPALDLEAVHAGEQTPVFFGSAMTNFGVELFLQSFLDHALKPASYQSTLGCIEPTREEFSGFVFKLQANMDPKHRDRVAFVRVCSGKFEKDMTVQHVRSGKNVRLSRPQKLFAQGRESIEEAYPGDIVGLNNPGVFSIGDTICVGQKLEFEGIPYFSPSLFAFLRNPESSKFKSFHKGVSELREEGAVQIMYSSDESKRDPILAAVGQLQFEVVQFRLQNEYGVETHLEMLPYSAARWVVGGWPALEKVGRLFNTMVVKDAVNRPVLLFKNEWNVHQIQSDHPSLKLSETAPVLTLNSQTEG; translated from the coding sequence ATGCCCAGCGAACTGCACGATGAACTGCAACAGGCCGTTGAGAAGCGCCGAACCTTCGCGATTATCTCGCACCCCGACGCTGGTAAGACTACGCTGACAGAAAAGCTACTGCTTTACGGAGGTGCAATCCACCTGGCAGGGGCGGTGAAGGCTAGGCGTAATCAGCGCAGCGCCACCTCTGACTGGATGGAGATGGAGCAGCAGCGCGGTATTTCGATTACTTCGACAGTTTTACAGTTTGATTACAACGACTGCCAGATTAATCTACTGGACACGCCGGGTCACCAAGACTTCTCCGAAGATACCTACCGCACGCTAGTCGCTGCAGACAATGCAGTCATGCTGGTCGATGCGGCCAAAGGCTTGGAGCCACAGACCCGCAAGCTGTTCGAGGTCTGTCGGCTGCGCCGGATTCCGATCTTCACTTTTATCAATAAGCTGGATCGGCCGGGACGTGAACCGTTGGCCCTGCTCGATGAGATTGAGCAGGAACTAGGTCTGCAAACCTACGCCGTCAACTGGCCAATTGGCATGGGCGACCGTTTTAAGGGCGTTTATGACCGTGCTAGCCAACAGATTCATTTGTTTGAACGCCGGGAGCATGGTTCTCGAGAGGCGATCGACACAGTCGTTAACCTGGGAGATCCCCGCATTGAGGCTCTCCTAGAGCAGGATCTCTATTATCAGTTCAAAGAGGAACTGGAGGTTTTGGAGGGAATTGGTCCAGCACTAGATTTAGAAGCGGTACATGCAGGAGAGCAGACCCCTGTGTTCTTCGGTAGCGCCATGACTAACTTTGGGGTGGAGCTGTTTCTCCAGTCCTTTTTGGACCATGCGCTCAAACCGGCAAGCTACCAAAGCACGCTAGGCTGCATCGAGCCGACGCGCGAGGAGTTTTCGGGATTCGTGTTTAAGCTTCAGGCCAACATGGACCCCAAACACCGAGACCGAGTCGCGTTTGTGCGAGTCTGCTCGGGCAAATTTGAGAAGGACATGACTGTACAGCATGTACGCTCCGGCAAAAACGTGCGCCTGTCCCGTCCGCAAAAGCTCTTTGCCCAGGGGCGTGAGTCGATTGAAGAAGCGTATCCAGGCGACATCGTCGGTCTCAATAACCCAGGCGTGTTCTCGATTGGGGACACCATTTGTGTAGGCCAAAAACTCGAATTTGAGGGAATTCCTTACTTCTCGCCGAGCTTATTCGCCTTTCTGCGCAATCCTGAATCTTCGAAGTTCAAGTCCTTCCATAAGGGAGTGTCAGAACTGCGAGAAGAGGGCGCCGTTCAAATTATGTATTCAAGCGATGAGTCAAAGCGAGATCCCATTCTGGCTGCGGTTGGGCAGTTGCAATTTGAAGTTGTACAGTTCCGGCTCCAAAACGAATATGGGGTTGAAACGCATCTGGAAATGCTGCCCTACTCAGCTGCCCGCTGGGTGGTGGGGGGTTGGCCTGCCCTCGAGAAGGTCGGCCGTCTGTTCAACACGATGGTGGTCAAGGACGCTGTGAACCGTCCAGTCCTGCTATTTAAGAATGAATGGAATGTGCACCAGATTCAAAGTGATCACCCCAGCCTCAAGCTCAGCGAAACGGCACCCGTTTTAACCTTGAACTCACAAACCGAAGGGTAA
- the purN gene encoding phosphoribosylglycinamide formyltransferase — MTGNSGATPALRLGVLASGNGSNFQALAEAIQAGEIPNAEIGILIYNNPDALVRQRAERLGISTQLLNHRAYPRREDLDHDIVSCLKEAQVDWVVMAGWMRRVTEVLINTFPNRILNLHPSLLPSFPGIRAVEQALDYGVKVTGCTVHIVRLAVDSGPIVCQAAVPVQADDTAATLAERIHQQEHRILVEAVALVASGRVQVGEHRVRVLPTLPEN, encoded by the coding sequence ATGACTGGCAACTCTGGAGCAACGCCTGCTCTGCGTTTGGGCGTTCTGGCTTCTGGCAATGGCAGCAATTTTCAGGCCCTAGCTGAGGCTATCCAAGCAGGCGAAATCCCTAACGCAGAAATTGGGATTCTGATCTACAACAACCCTGATGCGCTAGTTCGTCAACGGGCTGAACGTTTGGGTATCTCAACTCAACTGCTCAATCACCGGGCTTATCCTCGACGCGAGGACTTGGATCATGACATTGTTAGCTGTTTAAAAGAAGCTCAAGTGGACTGGGTGGTGATGGCTGGCTGGATGCGCCGCGTCACTGAGGTTTTGATCAACACGTTTCCGAACCGCATTCTGAACCTGCACCCCAGCTTACTGCCGAGCTTTCCAGGGATTAGAGCCGTGGAGCAAGCTCTAGATTACGGAGTCAAGGTGACGGGCTGCACCGTGCATATTGTGCGGCTGGCGGTTGATAGCGGTCCGATTGTTTGTCAGGCGGCGGTGCCTGTCCAAGCCGATGATACAGCCGCTACACTGGCTGAACGCATTCATCAGCAAGAGCATCGAATTCTGGTTGAGGCTGTGGCTCTAGTCGCAAGTGGACGAGTCCAGGTAGGTGAGCATCGGGTCCGAGTGTTACCGACTCTGCCAGAAAACTAG
- a CDS encoding DUF4346 domain-containing protein produces the protein MLDPVSDPTAPIRTEPKATDLDWRQQLVQLDNELSKRPIALDPGGYFVIYLDREAKLICAKHYTNTINEKGLAVDPATGKPIPVRGKVERVPTRTFQGRTAKELAAEVLERTRPCPVTYLDHAAYLGREFQKAEAALLSGQDYIQD, from the coding sequence ATGCTCGATCCTGTGTCAGATCCGACTGCTCCCATCAGAACTGAACCGAAAGCGACTGACCTTGACTGGCGTCAACAGTTAGTGCAGTTAGACAATGAGCTGTCTAAACGCCCCATCGCCTTGGATCCAGGGGGTTACTTTGTGATCTACTTGGACCGCGAGGCCAAGCTGATCTGCGCCAAACACTACACCAATACAATCAACGAAAAAGGTTTAGCAGTCGATCCAGCTACCGGTAAGCCCATTCCAGTCCGAGGCAAGGTAGAGCGCGTTCCTACGCGTACTTTTCAAGGGCGTACTGCTAAGGAATTAGCAGCTGAGGTGCTAGAGCGGACTCGGCCCTGTCCAGTCACCTACCTGGACCACGCCGCTTACTTAGGACGGGAATTTCAGAAAGCAGAAGCAGCTTTGCTATCTGGCCAGGATTACATCCAAGATTAG
- a CDS encoding zinc ribbon domain-containing protein — protein sequence MLECPRCHQPVSSTDVTCPVCSETLKAHGHPGMPLHRAERGAFLCDTCVYQADDSCTFPQRPQALSCTLYRSQQVVHLTAAEVKARYRAQLGMGERRYFWIGLGAVVVLAVAFTLLR from the coding sequence ATGCTAGAGTGCCCTCGCTGTCACCAACCGGTTAGCTCCACTGACGTCACTTGCCCAGTTTGCAGTGAGACGCTCAAAGCTCATGGTCATCCGGGTATGCCGTTGCACCGAGCTGAGAGAGGTGCTTTTCTGTGTGATACCTGTGTCTACCAGGCCGATGATAGTTGTACTTTTCCTCAGCGGCCCCAGGCCTTGTCCTGTACGCTTTATCGTAGCCAGCAGGTTGTGCATTTGACAGCTGCTGAAGTCAAAGCCCGCTACCGGGCTCAGTTAGGGATGGGCGAACGGCGCTATTTCTGGATAGGCTTGGGAGCAGTTGTAGTTCTGGCCGTCGCTTTCACTCTGCTGCGCTAG
- the prmA gene encoding 50S ribosomal protein L11 methyltransferase, translating into MANNWWEIKILCEPALEELVMWRLDTFGCRGSASEVRGPARLMRGYLPQDQANPLDLAALVLLLRQDALIAAAPGISSNSPAVQWDLIEEEDWSSSWKDHWHPQEVGDRLLIQPAWLTPTNVGNRAILRLDPGTAFGTGAHPTTQLSLEALEMRLAGARPDAELILADIGCGSGILSIGALLLGAKRIYAVDTDPLAVKASQSNRDLNQLNEEQMPVALGSVDLLSRTLREPLDGFACNILAEVIIDLVPHFGEIMKPTSWGVLSGILMEQAKPVADMLEQHGWTVATLWRRGDWCCLTIRRSA; encoded by the coding sequence TTGGCGAACAACTGGTGGGAAATTAAGATTCTCTGTGAACCTGCACTGGAAGAGCTAGTCATGTGGCGTCTAGACACCTTTGGCTGTCGTGGCTCTGCCAGTGAAGTGCGAGGGCCTGCTCGTCTGATGCGGGGCTATCTGCCTCAGGACCAGGCCAATCCTCTAGACCTGGCTGCCCTAGTCCTATTGCTGCGTCAAGATGCCCTGATCGCGGCTGCACCGGGTATTTCGTCTAACAGTCCTGCAGTTCAGTGGGATCTGATTGAGGAAGAGGACTGGTCGAGTAGCTGGAAAGACCACTGGCATCCTCAAGAGGTCGGCGATCGTCTACTGATCCAACCAGCCTGGCTGACCCCAACCAATGTTGGCAACCGAGCTATCTTGCGCTTAGACCCTGGTACAGCCTTCGGTACTGGTGCCCATCCAACCACTCAGCTCAGCTTGGAAGCTTTAGAGATGCGGTTGGCTGGGGCTCGACCTGATGCTGAATTGATCCTGGCAGATATAGGTTGTGGCTCTGGCATCTTGAGCATTGGGGCGCTGTTGTTAGGGGCTAAGCGAATCTACGCTGTGGACACCGATCCCTTAGCCGTGAAGGCATCTCAGTCTAACCGCGACCTCAACCAACTGAATGAAGAGCAGATGCCTGTGGCTCTGGGTAGTGTGGATCTGCTGAGTCGGACCTTACGAGAACCGCTGGACGGGTTTGCCTGCAACATTCTGGCCGAAGTGATCATTGATCTGGTCCCCCATTTTGGCGAGATTATGAAGCCGACAAGTTGGGGCGTTCTCAGTGGGATTCTGATGGAGCAGGCTAAGCCGGTTGCAGACATGCTAGAGCAACACGGCTGGACCGTTGCAACGCTCTGGCGGCGCGGTGATTGGTGCTGTCTCACGATCCGACGTTCTGCCTGA